From Triticum aestivum cultivar Chinese Spring chromosome 4A, IWGSC CS RefSeq v2.1, whole genome shotgun sequence, a single genomic window includes:
- the LOC123085864 gene encoding LRR receptor kinase SERK2 isoform X1: MFLPNLCLPLFHRNLSNLGLKGMLSPEIGQLTNMHFLVLHRNLFYGIIPREMGDLRELKVQDLGYNNFNGSIPSELINILSLEFIFLKRNRLYGDLPLELNELISLCESQVRHSRTFSNRMPAARLWKNGCSIPSTSCHELGHRRREPTRSCTAVCSGVASNGVAQSADCRLDAYESIPTSTVSKHRKSSQLDSISGYESVFCVRSFAIIL; this comes from the exons ATGTTTTTGCCTAATTTGTGTTTACCTTTGTTTCATAGGAACTTGTCAAATCTTGGTCTGAAGGGAATGTTATCTCCTGAGATTGGACAGCTTACTAATATGCATTTTCT TGTACTGCACAGGAACTTGTTCTATGGTATTATCCCTAGAGAGATGGGAGATTTACGAGAGCTGAAGGTGCAGGATCTGGGGTACAATAACTTCAATGGATCAATTCCATCAGAGCTAATAAACATTTTATCCCTGGAATTTAT CTTTCTTAAAAGAAACAGACTTTATGGTGATTTACCTCTTGAACTAAATGAGCTCATCAGTCTGTGTGAGTCTCAGGTTCGCCACAGCAGGACTTTCTCAAATAGGATGCCTGCTGCAAG GTTGTGGAAAAACGGATGTAGCATTCCTTCTACAAGTTGTCATGAGTTGGGACATCGAAGAAGAGAGCCGACGAGAAGTTGCACAGCTGTTTGCTCCGGTGTCGCTTCCAATGGCGTTGCGCAAAGTGCAGATTGCAGGCTAGATGCGTATGAGTCCATCCCTACGTCCACGGTGTCGAAGCATAGGAAATCAAGTCAATTAGATAGTATATCTGGTTATGAAAGTG
- the LOC123085864 gene encoding probable LRR receptor-like serine/threonine-protein kinase At1g63430 isoform X3: protein MFLPNLCLPLFHRNLSNLGLKGMLSPEIGQLTNMHFLVLHRNLFYGIIPREMGDLRELKVQDLGYNNFNGSIPSELINILSLEFIFLKRNRLYGDLPLELNELISLCESQVRHSRTFSNRMPAARFFILGCGKTDVAFLLQVVMSWDIEEESRREVAQLFAPVSLPMALRKVQIAG, encoded by the exons ATGTTTTTGCCTAATTTGTGTTTACCTTTGTTTCATAGGAACTTGTCAAATCTTGGTCTGAAGGGAATGTTATCTCCTGAGATTGGACAGCTTACTAATATGCATTTTCT TGTACTGCACAGGAACTTGTTCTATGGTATTATCCCTAGAGAGATGGGAGATTTACGAGAGCTGAAGGTGCAGGATCTGGGGTACAATAACTTCAATGGATCAATTCCATCAGAGCTAATAAACATTTTATCCCTGGAATTTAT CTTTCTTAAAAGAAACAGACTTTATGGTGATTTACCTCTTGAACTAAATGAGCTCATCAGTCTGTGTGAGTCTCAGGTTCGCCACAGCAGGACTTTCTCAAATAGGATGCCTGCTGCAAG ATTTTTCATTCTAGGTTGTGGAAAAACGGATGTAGCATTCCTTCTACAAGTTGTCATGAGTTGGGACATCGAAGAAGAGAGCCGACGAGAAGTTGCACAGCTGTTTGCTCCGGTGTCGCTTCCAATGGCGTTGCGCAAAGTGCAGATTGCAGGCTAG
- the LOC123085864 gene encoding protein BRASSINOSTEROID INSENSITIVE 1 isoform X2 codes for MLSPEIGQLTNMHFLVLHRNLFYGIIPREMGDLRELKVQDLGYNNFNGSIPSELINILSLEFIFLKRNRLYGDLPLELNELISLCESQVRHSRTFSNRMPAARLWKNGCSIPSTSCHELGHRRREPTRSCTAVCSGVASNGVAQSADCRLDAYESIPTSTVSKHRKSSQLDSISGYESVFCVRSFAIIL; via the exons ATGTTATCTCCTGAGATTGGACAGCTTACTAATATGCATTTTCT TGTACTGCACAGGAACTTGTTCTATGGTATTATCCCTAGAGAGATGGGAGATTTACGAGAGCTGAAGGTGCAGGATCTGGGGTACAATAACTTCAATGGATCAATTCCATCAGAGCTAATAAACATTTTATCCCTGGAATTTAT CTTTCTTAAAAGAAACAGACTTTATGGTGATTTACCTCTTGAACTAAATGAGCTCATCAGTCTGTGTGAGTCTCAGGTTCGCCACAGCAGGACTTTCTCAAATAGGATGCCTGCTGCAAG GTTGTGGAAAAACGGATGTAGCATTCCTTCTACAAGTTGTCATGAGTTGGGACATCGAAGAAGAGAGCCGACGAGAAGTTGCACAGCTGTTTGCTCCGGTGTCGCTTCCAATGGCGTTGCGCAAAGTGCAGATTGCAGGCTAGATGCGTATGAGTCCATCCCTACGTCCACGGTGTCGAAGCATAGGAAATCAAGTCAATTAGATAGTATATCTGGTTATGAAAGTG